The sequence below is a genomic window from Gammaproteobacteria bacterium.
ACAAGCAGGTCGTAGATGCGCGCGGCCCGCTCCTTCCTCGCCTTGACCGACTCTCTCATGGCGCCTCCGCGGTTATGATCGGTCGCCAGGGCAAGGTGCTCGCAAGGGGCGCGCGGCTGGACGTTGCCGGGTCGGCGTCCCGCTCCGACGGGCCGGAGCCGCCGTCACCACCCTTCGTGGGTGCACCGGCGCGCAGCGATCCCCGCTCCAGCTGCCAGAAGAGTCGCCCCGCGAGCTTCACCACCTCGCCGAGCGTCTCGATCGAGCACAGGTCCTCGCCGCCCGGCAAGGTACTCGCGAAGTCGTCGCCCCGCTCGCGCACGTTCGCGGCAGCCCACCGGCTCGCCTCCTCCCCGGGTATCTCCGGGACGGGCATGACCCCCAGCCCGGGACGGTCCGCCCGCATTCCGCTCGCCACCATGAGGTGCAGGCGATGAGCGGGGGTGAGCACCCAGAAGAAGCCGTCGAGCGCCTCCGCAGGGCCGCCGGCCTCGGGACGCGCCCAGAACAGGTAGTGCGGCAACTGCACGTATCCGGCCCGGGAGGGCGCCGCGAAGTCCCAGTCGTTCGGCCCGGAGCGCAGGCCGGCGCGCGTCACCTGGTGGGCGGCTTCGTTCCCGAGGAGGTACAGGTGCTCCCCGGCGCTCCAGAAATGGAAGGCATGAAAGAGGATGACGCCGTATTGCACGAACAGGACCGGGTTGTCGTCCTCGACACGGATGTCGCCGATCGCGCGCCGCGACTGTTCGAGCATGCTGAAGGCGCCCGGGTCCCAGATGTCCACGCCCCGCCGGTCCGCCTCGTCCCGGATCAGCTCGAAGCGCTCCTCCGCGAAGGCCCGGCCCGGGAGGGCCATCTCGTACGGAGTGACGCGGGCGTAGCGGTCGTGAATCCTCATCGCGGATCAGCGGGCCTGCCGGGATCCGGGACCGGCGCGGAAGCGCCTCCCGTCCGGCGGCCGACCGCCTCCGACTCCCACAGCTCCTCCGCGGGCCGCTTCAGGAACGCCTCCCACCATCTTCGCTTGCGCACCAGCACAAGCTGAAGCTCTCCCGGCCCGCAATCGACACCGTCGATCCAGACGAAGTGCGCATCCCCGAGCCGCTCGGGCGCATCGATGCGAAAACCCTCGCCGCGCCAGTCGAAACGCACCTCACCGGCCCGCGCAAGCCGCTCTTCCGTCCACTCCTGCTCGATGAAGAAATCGGTCTCGACGCGGAAGACACCGGGGGCAATCTCATTCCCCGACTGATAGTAGCAGGGATCGAAATCGAGCCCTTCGCTCCGCTTGAACGACTCCTCCATGGCGTAGTCGACGCCGCCGAGTTCATCCTGGTCCGCGAGCGACTCGAGGTGGTGCCGCACCTCGTGGGTGAGGGTCTCCCACAGCTCGCCCTCCCAGTCGAAGCCGGGATCGAGCCGGGACAGCTCGCGGAACGAGCCGTAGTAGAGGGCCACCACCGAGCGCGTGGTCTCGGGCCCCTGCCAATCCGACGGATACGACTCCGTCGAGCACATGCCCAGCGTGTAGATGTCCGGGAACACCGGATGCGGGAGCGCCTCCTGGCGCACCGAGAGCCCGTCCAGCCCGCTCGTGTACTCTTCCGGAATCTCGCCAAAGGCGCGCCGCGCGGCCCTCTCGAACTCGCGAAACCTCATCACCTTGCCGTACCCGGACAACCATCGGCCCGCCCGTCGTCAACCGGCCGGGCCGCCGCTCCCCTCCAGGGTCGCCCGTGTGATCAGCCTGTTGAGCATCCACAGGATGAGGATCGCCACCGCCGCCTGAATGACCACGCTCCCGACGTTGTACGGACTGAACAGCGTCCAGGTCTCCGCGAAGCTCTCGCCCCGGGCGCTCCACAGGAACCATACCATGAGCACCACGGCCTCGACGATCACGAGCCGGATCGCCCAGTCCCACCAGGCTCCGATGTGGATGTCGGAATCACCCGTGTTGATGAACTTGCGGCGCCACTCGGTCACCCCGTAGCGCAGCACGGCGAAGGCGAAGAAGAAGCCCGAGAGCATGAGCCCCACGCCCCAGACCCAGTCCTGGTTGTGGAAGAAATCCATGTTGAGCGCGCTCGGGATTCCGCACACCAGCGCCGCGATGCCGACGATGCCCACCGCGCGCTTGCGCTCGATCCCTGCGTCGCGCAGGACCCGGCTGGCGAGTTCGATCATGGCCACCAGGCTCGTCCACGCCGCGAACACCAGCGCCATGAAGAAAAGGATCATGAAGAACTGGCCGCCCGGCATGAGCGCGAAGAGCTGCGGCACCCAGATGAAGGTGATGCCCTCGTTCCCCGCCCCGACGATCTGGCTGGCCGCGTCCGGCATCACCGAGAAGACCGTGCACAGCACCATGATCCCCGCCAGCAGCGACATCGAGTTGTTGCCGAAGCCGATGACGAAGGCGTTGAGCGCGGTGTCTTCCCGTTTTCGCATGTAGATGGCGTACGTGAGCACCAGGCCCCACCCCGCGCCCGTATCCCACGCGTTCTGGGTCAGCGCCTCGAGCCAGATGCGATAGTCGGCCAGTTCGCTGAAGTTCGGGGTGAAGAGGAACGCGAGGCCGGCGGAGGCGCCCGGCAGCGTGACGGCCCGGATGGCCAGCACGACCACCAGGATGATGAGGCTGGGGATCAGGAAGCGGGCGGCGGTCTCGATGCCCTTCACCCCCCTGGACACCACGAACACGCCCATGCCCAGGGCGATGGCGTGCGTGATCATCGCCGAGGGCGTCGCGGCGAAGGAGTTCCAGAAGGCGTCCGGCACTTCGGTGGGGATCTCGCGCGTGATCGAGGCCCACAGAAAGCGCAGCGTCCAGCCCATGACCACGCTGTAGTAGAACATGATCGCGGTCGCGACCCACGCGACCCACGCGCCCATCCAGCCGAATTTCGGCCCGAGGGTGGTGGCGAACGCGCCGATCGGCCCCTTGCGCACGCCCTTCCCCATCCCGAACTCGAGGATGAGAAGCGGCACCGACCAGAGGAGCAGGAAGCACACCCATGCGACCAGGAAGTTGCCACCCCCGTTGGAGGCCGCGATGCGCGGGAAACGCCAGATGTTTCCGGTGCCGACCGCCATCCCCAGCATCGCCAGCAGCATGCCCCAGCGCGAGCTGAAAACCTCTGACCTGGATGCCATCAACTATTCTCCCGTGTTCCGGCGATGGTCCCCGCGAATCGGACGTGGGTCCCGGATCCGCGCTCCCTCGGCTTCACCGGCGCCTCAGCGCGCGAGCCGTTCCCGCAGGTAGTCTATCACGCCGTCCGCGTTCACGCGCACCTGCTCCAGGGTGTCGCGGTCGCGCACGGTGACGGTTCCATCCTCGTTGGTCCGGCCGTCCACGGTGATGCACCAGGGGGTGCCCGCCTCGTCCTGGCGGCGGTAGCGGCGTCCGATGGACCCGGCCGCGTCGTAGAAGCTGGGGACGGCCGCGGCCTTGAAGGCGTCGT
It includes:
- a CDS encoding sodium-dependent transporter; its protein translation is MASRSEVFSSRWGMLLAMLGMAVGTGNIWRFPRIAASNGGGNFLVAWVCFLLLWSVPLLILEFGMGKGVRKGPIGAFATTLGPKFGWMGAWVAWVATAIMFYYSVVMGWTLRFLWASITREIPTEVPDAFWNSFAATPSAMITHAIALGMGVFVVSRGVKGIETAARFLIPSLIILVVVLAIRAVTLPGASAGLAFLFTPNFSELADYRIWLEALTQNAWDTGAGWGLVLTYAIYMRKREDTALNAFVIGFGNNSMSLLAGIMVLCTVFSVMPDAASQIVGAGNEGITFIWVPQLFALMPGGQFFMILFFMALVFAAWTSLVAMIELASRVLRDAGIERKRAVGIVGIAALVCGIPSALNMDFFHNQDWVWGVGLMLSGFFFAFAVLRYGVTEWRRKFINTGDSDIHIGAWWDWAIRLVIVEAVVLMVWFLWSARGESFAETWTLFSPYNVGSVVIQAAVAILILWMLNRLITRATLEGSGGPAG
- a CDS encoding metallopeptidase family protein — encoded protein: MRFREFERAARRAFGEIPEEYTSGLDGLSVRQEALPHPVFPDIYTLGMCSTESYPSDWQGPETTRSVVALYYGSFRELSRLDPGFDWEGELWETLTHEVRHHLESLADQDELGGVDYAMEESFKRSEGLDFDPCYYQSGNEIAPGVFRVETDFFIEQEWTEERLARAGEVRFDWRGEGFRIDAPERLGDAHFVWIDGVDCGPGELQLVLVRKRRWWEAFLKRPAEELWESEAVGRRTGGASAPVPDPGRPADPR